gcatcttcgttcatttgctaattcttcctggtgtttctttatcttttctacgttcattttcaattcttacggtggttcttccaagattcttctcccttcgtttatcatatcaatttattcgttgtttcaacccttccggtggttcgttgaagaccttcccaagttgcgctatatctctcctcaatcgtttttcaagaagaataagtagtatgccaaatccgttgcttgtcatcaatttacttgatgaaggataagcataatgtaattcttactcttgttttctttcaagcgattaattccttattccggaggttcatcaaaattctttatttcatttgttcatctttctatccggagttccaagttttttcttggttatatcatcgcgaagctccaacTAATctttgcaaggcttcaatcttattctttgcatccttcacttccttttgatcattcttttattaccgaagttcttcatggaggctcaaaatgatggttcatcaaggatttaattccttctcgaagtgctcatcgagattcttttcagaggagctcaagtattcttcatcttgcattccaaactgcaattatttctatcttatcttttgaggtggtgttatgtcatttttgacaattttCTTTCGTGTTTCACGATTCacttgttgtcaagaatgaggtatttaaatccattaatctctttgttggaattatcttgggttatatttcacctaaagctttcccaaaggattgttgctatttatggtgctcataaatgatccaatTTCTTTATTTATCatcccggtgaaataagcttcttGTTTCCTTGTTGACAtctatccaatctattgttttcgttTGTGGCAGAATGtgacctcaagttttgagatgttttcataagccCAGAAAGAACTTATTGTTTTGTTGTTGATATTTCAACAATTCCGTTCAAGCCTTCTTCGTAGGGATATTTCTTTCAAATTCAATTGTGGGAGGAGTTGCCGTTTTCTTCACCATCCTTTTGTTCCGACGACCTACGTTCTATTCTTTcatccagaggcattgtgatgtttctcttttCTCTCATCTTCTCGAATGGTGAGGATCGTGTTCCTTTCATGCTTATCCAGTTAACTGGAGTGCCGTGCCCTCTATTCAAgtcctctcatcttatcaagttttccatcccttctcaaccggagtgctgtttgaaattgttcttaccccttgtgccattctttcaataatttcggaggcagtgtgttgttgatttcatcaagtatcttatcatcttgtcaagttcttgttaattccttccattttcaatcggagtgctgcccaaattatatcattctttttccctctctatcttgttttaaccggagtgtggtcgtaattgatccttatcgttccttgtacttctcatttctaccggagtgcttgcatgcactttttgtccattgcaacccttttcttatgtctttctacctacaaggttctagtaatgttccttgttcctcttttctaacggagtgtttcaactttgttcatctttgttgtattctatCTTTCTATTTGTTCAATCTcgcaaagttctttggtttcactcgtttgtcaaagaagcaacttagttttacctcttccccttcatcttccgtttctctccggtgccatcctagatctcgggacgagatcctcttatagtggtggagtgttgtgacgcctcgagaccgatgcgccaggtgtcttccagttattcgctgttgttgccatgtcatttgtttgagTGTTGcctttcatcatgtcatcatgtgaattgcgtcatcatgtttttgaaacttgcttccgtccgggtctccccgttccttccgttgtccgttctgagcccagacacacttgcacgcgcccgtggcacctccgaaatattattttataagtggtcggaaaatgttcttggaatgggttgaaagttggcgtgcggtgttgttatgttgtcaatagaacgcctgccaagtttcatcacattcgaagttcgtttgacgccccaacgtttaactatagcggcaatatagtcggtctatcgtcgggcgttttcggtctccgaacACTGTtgtcgggctttccctctctttcctccctagtcCGTCTACACAAGCCAtcacctaccgccaggcccaacctaacctctctcgtcagcccaccgccctcctcgcacgcgcgtccgaaagctgtcccggacctgacccgggcagtcgttaccgttgtgtccgaatcatccccaaacatctacaaaacatctccgttttgttatttgggctccctaacctatttatccgagaccgtccgatttcgatcggatgatccaaactccctCCTTTCCTTATATATAAAGCAGCCCCTAACCTATTTTAGACTAACCCTAGAATCTAGCTCATTATCCCATCCACCCGACTCGCCGCCGCACTCCCACCAaatcccctcgggatccatccccaaccTACCAGGCTCCTCCTTCCATGGGATCATGCCCGATCCAATCCAGCCACACCGAACCATCCATCTCCTCCATCCAATGAAGCCAACCCATCACTGCAGTCTCCTACTCCTCCTGCCGAGCTACCACGTCCGCAGCGACGCCATGCCCGAGCCCCGCTGCCTCCTCTGCTTCCTGAGCGCCACCGCAGGAATAGATGCAGGCCCCTTCCTTGTCCCCTTATTCCGCCAAGCCACCCGAGCGCGTCGCCTCACCGACCCGACTGTCGCTCCCTTCGGCGGCCTCGCTCGTCAGCGTCCACACCACCAGAAGGAGCCTCACGACGACACCATGGATGGCTGCGGCCCGAGCTCGCGTCCGTCACTACAACAGAGTCACCACCGGAGCGCGATCGCCCTTCCACCGCCGTCGAGCGCCACTGCAGGAGGCAAGCTCCACGCCATGGCCTCCCCTGCTCGCCATTGCCACAGCTCGCCCCGCTGTCCAGATCAGGCCGGgaaccgcctccccgccgccctctCGTCCGGACCCTGCCACCGTCAGATCTCCGGAGCGCAACGCCAGGGACCTCCCCATCGCGCCAAGTTCCTACGCCCGCGGCCCCCTGCCTTGACCGCCTCCTGTTCGTCAGGAGATGATGAGCGCCTCGAGCTTTGCCTGCCTCGTCTCCATCCATCGCCGGTTGCCTCCCCGACCCGCCGCTTCTCGCGCCCTGCCTCACGCCTGAGCGTCACGAGCGAGCGCGGGCTCCTGTGCCTTCCGCGTCGTCCCGACCTCCTCCAACCGTCGCCCTCTGCTTCGAGATGCCGTCCGTGCCTCGATGTCCTCCAAGACCGGCCGGATCCATCTTCTCGCGCTTGGGCCTGCCCGTCCGCTCCATCCCGCCGCTCGCCGGAGACCCAGGCGTCCCTGTGGTCGCCGTTGACTGCGTGCGAGCTCGACCCTTGCCTTCTGTCGCGTCCTCATTCGAGTGCTCGAGCACCGCCCCGCGTTGGCCGTTCGAGTGCCAGCATGGACAAGTGCCGCGTCGCCCATGCGAGCCCTACTCTGCTTCGCCGTGGGCCGCCAGATCCGCCCCGCTGGACCTCCTCTCCGACGCTGGGCCttagcccatgggtgagctgccccaGCGCCCCTCTTTTTTTCCCTCCTGTTGGGCTAGCCAATTGCGGCCCATATAGTGTTTTTTTCCTCGGGACGAATTCAGCTATTTTCCCAGGTTTTGCTGTTTTGCAGAACAACCCtcatacttcatgcatttaatatctccacaaccatgcatcggattaaaataaactatatatgaaaaatgcttagaatcttgTCTAGCTTCATAAAATCcaactttcaaccatgtttaaaatgcttaaactgttgtttgcattaatttgctcctatgccatgctaaaatgctttatttcataactaaataaccgtagctccaaacttaacaaactttatatgtaaatggggtagaaaattgcctagtttaacatggtgcactcatcctgcatgtttaacaactctaaaatatgctttagggcagaacagcaccaaatctaatatatgctcatcaggatttttctggacttgttgcttgttgtttccggcctcatttaaacttgcctagttagttAGTCTTAATTATGCTTCatatcttgccatgtttaacaacttttaatattgttgggtacctaaacaagagagaactaaataagtcatgtggtgttccgtcaatatgcaactcgttgcatactatgctccacttaatttgtaggattgtttgtgcattttgccatgtcatgcttcattaaaccgggcatgcatcatacttgattgtgcatcatgccatgtttatgtgatggttgtttaccatgttgcttgcttctttccgggtttctTCTCTCGTTAG
The window above is part of the Triticum aestivum cultivar Chinese Spring chromosome 2A, IWGSC CS RefSeq v2.1, whole genome shotgun sequence genome. Proteins encoded here:
- the LOC123185247 gene encoding uncharacterized protein; amino-acid sequence: MPDPIQPHRTIHLLHPMKPTHHCSLLLLLPSYHVRSDAMPEPRCLLCFLSATAGIDAGPFLVPLFRQATRARRLTDPTVAPFGGLARQRPHHQKEPHDDTMDGCGPSSRPSLQQSHHRSAIALPPPSSATAGGKLHAMASPARHCHSSPRCPDQAGNRLPAALSSGPCHRQISGAQRQGPPHRAKFLRPRPPALTASCSSGDDERLELCLPRLHPSPVASPTRRFSRPASRLSVTSERGLLCLPRRPDLLQPSPSASRCRPCLDVLQDRPDPSSRAWACPSAPSRRSPETQASLWSPLTACELDPCLLSRPHSSARAPPRVGRSSASMDKCRVAHASPTLLRRGPPDPPRWTSSPTLGLSPWIHFVLEF